One stretch of Thermanaerosceptrum fracticalcis DNA includes these proteins:
- a CDS encoding transposase: protein MTGDGFPYGYKKLGICLKEDYKLIINHKKVYRLCKELDILRPQRKIYPKRPKKLAKREKITGPK from the coding sequence ATAACCGGCGATGGTTTTCCCTATGGATACAAAAAGCTTGGCATTTGTTTGAAAGAAGATTATAAGTTGATAATCAACCATAAGAAAGTTTACCGGCTTTGCAAAGAACTTGATATTTTACGTCCTCAACGAAAAATATATCCCAAGCGTCCTAAGAAGCTTGCTAAGCGAGAAAAAATAACAGGTCCTAAATAG
- a CDS encoding sigma-54-dependent Fis family transcriptional regulator, whose product MDIEERNRAILKAWEDFLAQDEIDPGVVRKMVADSWRRCKNLGISPYIKKGKIILKGELLLNRIKQKQELIDVALGVMDNLYESVKGSGFVVILCDEEGYLLHVVGDKHVLESASIINFMPGANWSEESIGTNAIGTALATDSPVQLFASEHYCVGCKSWTCSAVPLHDEEGKKIGVLNLSGHYTKVNQHTLGMAVAAANAIENLLRLKKISDNLSVTNNLLNAMMDSMTDGVIATDTAGNITKFNWAVEDILGMTADKIVNKNINAFICDQLDFNNIVHANLFNTDQEVYLRTGRGKIHCTMTFRNIKVNGQVTGVLFILKKMENVKKLVHKIVGARARFTFQDLKGNNQRFQESIEMARRAALGTSTVLLLGESGTGKEMFAQAIHNASRRRQGPFVDLNCGAIPRELIGSELFGYSAGAFTGAKKEGNPGKFELADGGTLFLDEIGDMPLDMQVNLLRVLEEKRVRRIGGQTDILVDVRVIAATNRNLLEMVQNGKFREDLYYRLNVLTIQMIPLRNRKDDLPTLIWFFIEKYNRLMGTEVKRIDGEFLRILSEYDWPGNVRELENVIERAINLALGETLTPDLLPPEITGSFNKTIITEANRNNFCLELAAVEKQLILQVLNECNNNMTQAAKRLGIGRTTLYRRIKEYKDMKL is encoded by the coding sequence ATGGACATCGAGGAAAGGAACAGGGCTATTTTAAAAGCGTGGGAAGACTTCCTGGCCCAAGATGAAATCGATCCCGGAGTTGTCAGAAAGATGGTGGCTGATTCATGGAGACGCTGCAAAAATTTGGGGATATCGCCATACATCAAAAAGGGGAAAATCATTTTAAAAGGTGAGTTACTCCTTAATAGAATCAAACAAAAGCAAGAGTTGATCGATGTCGCGCTCGGTGTAATGGACAATTTGTACGAATCTGTGAAGGGCTCGGGCTTTGTCGTCATTCTCTGTGATGAAGAAGGTTATCTGCTTCATGTGGTCGGTGATAAGCACGTCTTAGAATCGGCCAGCATCATAAATTTTATGCCCGGAGCAAATTGGAGTGAGGAGTCTATCGGAACTAACGCCATTGGAACAGCCCTGGCCACAGACAGTCCGGTTCAACTCTTTGCTTCTGAACATTACTGTGTGGGATGTAAAAGCTGGACTTGCTCCGCTGTACCGCTCCATGATGAAGAAGGGAAGAAGATTGGGGTCCTAAACTTATCCGGACACTATACCAAAGTAAACCAGCATACTCTGGGTATGGCGGTAGCCGCTGCTAATGCTATCGAAAATCTCCTGCGGCTCAAAAAAATATCCGACAATTTGAGTGTCACTAACAATTTGTTGAATGCTATGATGGATTCCATGACGGACGGGGTCATTGCGACCGACACCGCCGGAAATATTACCAAGTTTAATTGGGCGGTTGAAGATATTCTAGGGATGACCGCAGACAAGATTGTCAATAAAAACATTAATGCTTTCATCTGTGATCAACTGGATTTTAATAATATTGTCCATGCCAACCTTTTTAATACAGATCAGGAGGTATATCTCAGAACCGGCCGCGGCAAGATTCACTGTACGATGACTTTCCGCAACATTAAAGTTAACGGTCAAGTGACAGGAGTATTGTTTATTCTCAAAAAGATGGAGAACGTTAAAAAGCTAGTGCATAAGATCGTCGGGGCCCGAGCAAGGTTTACTTTTCAGGATCTAAAAGGTAATAATCAACGTTTCCAAGAGAGCATCGAAATGGCGAGAAGGGCGGCCCTTGGTACATCCACCGTATTATTGTTGGGTGAGAGTGGCACAGGCAAAGAAATGTTTGCCCAAGCCATCCATAATGCAAGCCGGCGGCGCCAGGGCCCTTTTGTCGATCTCAATTGCGGAGCCATACCCCGAGAGTTGATTGGCAGCGAGTTATTTGGCTACTCGGCCGGGGCATTCACAGGTGCCAAAAAGGAGGGTAATCCTGGCAAGTTTGAGTTAGCTGACGGGGGTACCCTTTTCTTGGACGAGATTGGGGATATGCCCCTCGACATGCAGGTCAATTTGTTACGGGTTCTGGAAGAAAAACGTGTCCGGCGCATCGGTGGACAAACCGACATACTGGTTGATGTCCGAGTTATCGCGGCTACTAATAGAAATTTGCTGGAAATGGTTCAGAACGGGAAGTTTAGGGAAGATTTGTACTATCGCTTAAATGTATTAACAATACAGATGATTCCCCTTCGGAACCGCAAGGACGACCTTCCGACCCTGATTTGGTTTTTTATCGAAAAGTACAATCGCCTAATGGGTACGGAGGTGAAACGTATTGACGGTGAATTTCTCCGGATTTTGAGTGAGTATGATTGGCCAGGTAATGTCCGTGAGTTAGAAAATGTGATCGAGCGTGCAATCAATCTGGCGTTGGGCGAGACCCTTACTCCGGACCTGTTACCTCCGGAAATTACTGGCTCCTTTAACAAGACCATAATTACCGAGGCAAACCGTAACAATTTCTGCTTGGAATTAGCGGCTGTGGAGAAACAACTTATCCTACAGGTATTAAACGAATGTAACAATAATATGACCCAAGCAGCCAAGCGCCTGGGAATTGGGAGGACAACTTTGTATCGAAGGATTAAGGAATATAAAGATATGAAGCTGTAA
- the lipB gene encoding lipoyl(octanoyl) transferase LipB, producing MQLNLLKSYGMDYRQAYQLQRELLTLRQKGEIEDTLFLTSHPHVITIGRAGSRDNLLVSEAFLQTRRIEVVPIERGGDITYHGPGQIVGYPILDLGRLGKDLHLYVYKLEQMIIDLLKEYEVNAGRIEGLTGVWVGNEKITAIGIAVSKWVTWHGFALNIAPSLSYFNYIIPCGISDKGVTSLQKILGREISNEEVERKLIEKFRHQFGYSRVEEIKAGMLGKEGKSA from the coding sequence GTGCAACTTAATCTGCTTAAGAGTTACGGGATGGATTACCGGCAGGCTTATCAGTTACAGCGCGAGCTTTTGACTTTGCGTCAAAAAGGGGAGATTGAAGATACCCTCTTTTTGACATCGCATCCCCATGTTATCACCATTGGCCGGGCGGGAAGCAGAGACAACCTGCTGGTGAGTGAAGCATTTCTTCAGACACGCAGGATCGAGGTGGTTCCCATCGAGAGAGGTGGTGATATCACCTATCATGGCCCCGGGCAGATCGTAGGGTATCCCATTCTTGACTTGGGCCGTTTAGGGAAAGATCTTCATCTTTATGTCTATAAGCTCGAACAGATGATCATTGATTTATTAAAGGAGTATGAAGTTAACGCCGGTAGAATAGAGGGTTTGACCGGAGTTTGGGTAGGCAATGAGAAAATTACAGCGATCGGGATTGCGGTGAGCAAGTGGGTGACTTGGCATGGTTTTGCTTTAAATATTGCTCCAAGCCTGTCCTATTTTAACTATATAATACCGTGTGGGATCTCGGACAAAGGGGTTACTTCCCTGCAAAAAATCCTTGGACGCGAGATAAGTAATGAAGAGGTTGAAAGAAAACTGATCGAAAAATTTAGGCATCAGTTCGGGTATAGCCGGGTTGAGGAGATTAAAGCTGGCATGCTGGGCAAGGAGGGCAAAAGTGCATGA
- the lipA gene encoding lipoyl synthase yields MTLAPWLKIGTPDQQKLRDMLGLLASLNVNTICTSAKCPNAGECFAQGTATFLILGPNCTRNCRFCAVNHGRLAEPDPLEPAKVAQAVQILDLKYVVITSVTRDDLPDYGAGQFAAVIREIKALHEDTLVEVLIPDLTGEEKALALIVQARPDVLGHNLETVPRLYAKVRPQASYRQSLRVLKAVKEMKPGMLTKSSLMLGLGETEGELREVFQDLKEVDCDILTLGQYLQPTPQQLPVERYVTPEEFSYYREIALSLGIREVYAGPLVRSSYHAREVFRTLTDV; encoded by the coding sequence ATGACTCTAGCTCCGTGGTTGAAGATCGGAACACCTGATCAGCAAAAACTCAGGGACATGCTCGGATTGCTGGCTTCGTTAAATGTAAATACGATTTGTACCAGCGCAAAATGTCCCAACGCCGGGGAATGTTTTGCCCAGGGCACAGCAACCTTCCTCATCTTGGGACCTAATTGCACACGTAATTGCCGGTTTTGTGCGGTTAACCATGGTCGGTTGGCAGAACCTGACCCGTTGGAACCGGCTAAAGTCGCTCAGGCTGTGCAGATCCTGGATTTAAAATATGTAGTAATTACCTCTGTAACCCGTGACGACCTGCCGGATTATGGAGCGGGCCAGTTTGCCGCTGTTATTCGGGAAATTAAAGCTCTGCACGAAGATACTTTAGTTGAAGTACTGATTCCGGACTTAACTGGGGAGGAAAAGGCTCTGGCACTTATTGTGCAGGCCAGGCCGGATGTTCTAGGACATAACTTAGAGACCGTCCCGAGGCTTTACGCTAAGGTTAGGCCACAAGCGTCTTACCGGCAATCTCTGAGAGTACTGAAGGCCGTCAAAGAGATGAAGCCGGGGATGCTCACGAAGAGCAGTTTAATGTTAGGACTCGGCGAGACGGAAGGAGAGCTTAGAGAGGTATTTCAGGATTTAAAAGAAGTGGATTGTGACATTCTGACTCTCGGGCAGTATTTGCAACCTACCCCTCAACAGCTACCGGTAGAAAGGTATGTAACTCCAGAGGAATTTAGCTATTACCGAGAAATAGCCTTAAGTTTGGGAATTAGAGAAGTTTACGCCGGGCCGTTAGTGAGAAGCTCGTACCATGCGCGCGAGGTCTTTAGGACATTAACCGATGTGTAA
- a CDS encoding ImmA/IrrE family metallo-endopeptidase: MEFILREAERLIQKHKTRNPFEIADCLNINVLYRPLGKLKGIYIYTRRSRYICINNDLDSPARRLVCAHEIGHDRFHRHLAKMNPQAQELISYDMSSKPEREANIFAAEVLLPDNEVIKLINDAEMNFFRAARELYVPPELMDFKFQILKNRGYRLEAPLNATGDFLKKARPRSRALWFL; the protein is encoded by the coding sequence ATGGAATTTATTTTACGAGAAGCCGAGAGGTTGATTCAAAAGCATAAAACCAGGAACCCCTTTGAGATTGCCGATTGTCTTAATATTAATGTTCTCTACAGGCCGCTCGGCAAGCTTAAAGGGATTTACATATACACAAGGCGGAGCCGATATATCTGCATTAACAATGATTTGGACAGTCCTGCCAGACGATTGGTATGCGCTCACGAAATTGGCCATGACCGCTTCCACAGGCATTTGGCCAAAATGAATCCCCAGGCCCAGGAGCTTATCAGCTATGATATGTCATCAAAACCGGAAAGGGAAGCAAACATTTTCGCCGCTGAAGTCCTCTTGCCTGATAATGAGGTTATTAAACTGATAAATGACGCGGAAATGAATTTTTTCAGAGCCGCAAGGGAACTTTATGTACCACCGGAATTAATGGATTTTAAATTTCAGATATTGAAAAATAGAGGCTACAGGCTTGAAGCTCCATTAAATGCGACAGGAGATTTCCTAAAAAAAGCGCGACCAAGGTCGCGCGCTCTTTGGTTCCTATAA
- the tnpA gene encoding IS66 family insertion sequence element accessory protein TnpA has translation MEVFMTKAERQKEWETRIAEYRASGQSVKEWCAAHNVKPQQLWYWLRGIRPKKMLLPSSQPSGYR, from the coding sequence ATGGAGGTTTTTATGACAAAAGCCGAACGTCAAAAAGAATGGGAGACTCGGATCGCCGAATATCGAGCCAGCGGCCAGAGCGTTAAAGAGTGGTGTGCAGCCCATAATGTGAAACCCCAGCAATTATGGTATTGGCTCCGAGGTATAAGACCCAAAAAGATGCTCCTTCCATCAAGCCAACCCAGTGGCTACCGGTAG
- a CDS encoding alpha-ketoacid dehydrogenase subunit beta, with amino-acid sequence MSRILTFAEAISEAMAQEMERDERVFLMGEDVGRYGGIFGTDVGLYDKFGPNRVIDTPISESAFIGAGIGAAMEGLRPIVELMFVDFFGVAMDQIFNHMAKITYMSGGNFSVPMVLRTAIGGGYGDAAQHSQILYSLFAHVPGIKVVVPSTPYDAKGLLISSIRDDNPVMFFEHKLLAGLDWLPFGVKGEVPEEPYTIPLGKADIKRSGKDLTIVTASLMVHRALAAAEKLSAEGIEAEIIDLRSLVPLDKETILTSVAKTHRLLIVDEDYLSYGMSGEIAAVVAEEGLYDLEAPIKRLAVPDVPIPFSHPMEDFVLPNEKKIYAAAKALVQE; translated from the coding sequence ATGAGCCGGATATTGACCTTTGCCGAGGCGATTAGTGAAGCTATGGCCCAAGAGATGGAAAGGGATGAACGGGTATTTCTCATGGGCGAGGATGTCGGCCGCTACGGGGGAATCTTTGGCACGGATGTGGGGCTCTATGACAAGTTTGGTCCGAACCGTGTCATCGATACACCGATCTCGGAATCAGCTTTTATTGGCGCCGGCATAGGAGCAGCCATGGAAGGGTTGCGCCCGATTGTCGAGCTGATGTTTGTGGACTTTTTCGGCGTAGCCATGGACCAGATTTTTAACCACATGGCGAAAATAACCTATATGTCTGGTGGCAACTTCTCCGTTCCTATGGTTTTGCGGACAGCGATCGGAGGCGGTTACGGCGATGCAGCCCAGCATTCCCAAATCCTATATTCGTTATTTGCCCATGTACCGGGAATCAAAGTTGTGGTTCCGTCGACTCCTTATGATGCCAAGGGGTTACTGATTAGTTCGATCCGCGATGATAATCCGGTCATGTTCTTCGAACATAAGCTTTTGGCCGGCCTGGATTGGCTGCCGTTTGGAGTGAAAGGGGAAGTGCCGGAAGAACCCTACACCATTCCGCTCGGTAAAGCCGACATCAAGCGCTCCGGAAAAGATTTGACGATCGTGACTGCCTCCTTAATGGTTCATCGGGCGCTAGCAGCTGCTGAAAAATTGAGTGCTGAGGGTATTGAAGCGGAAATTATCGATCTGCGTTCCCTCGTGCCTCTCGATAAGGAAACAATCCTCACCTCGGTAGCTAAGACGCACCGCCTCCTGATTGTTGATGAAGATTATCTAAGTTACGGCATGAGCGGCGAGATTGCGGCTGTGGTCGCCGAAGAAGGTCTTTATGATCTGGAGGCTCCAATCAAACGCTTAGCTGTTCCCGATGTGCCGATTCCGTTTAGCCATCCGATGGAAGATTTCGTTCTTCCCAATGAAAAGAAAATCTACGCCGCGGCCAAAGCTCTTGTTCAAGAGTAA
- a CDS encoding IS110 family transposase has translation MCGDPVTVFSLTISLQGGRILRIVYPICCGVDVHKTFLVATLITTQGIVPSYKKKRFSTFNKSILAFKQWLIDNNCFDVCMESTGKYYVPIYNLLEDSIRVTVANPKWVAAVKGNKDDVKDSKWIGDLFRLGLVPGSYLAP, from the coding sequence ATGTGCGGCGATCCAGTCACTGTCTTCTCCCTCACAATTTCATTGCAAGGAGGGAGAATTCTGAGAATCGTTTATCCCATCTGTTGTGGCGTCGATGTACACAAGACATTTCTCGTCGCTACGCTCATCACAACGCAGGGTATCGTTCCGAGTTACAAAAAAAAGCGTTTTTCTACCTTTAACAAATCCATTCTGGCGTTTAAGCAGTGGCTGATTGACAACAACTGCTTTGACGTTTGCATGGAGAGCACCGGGAAGTATTATGTTCCCATATACAATTTGCTGGAGGACAGCATCCGGGTTACCGTCGCCAACCCCAAGTGGGTTGCTGCTGTTAAGGGCAACAAGGATGATGTCAAGGATTCCAAGTGGATCGGCGATCTTTTTCGCCTCGGTCTGGTTCCCGGTAGCTATTTAGCCCCCTAG
- a CDS encoding thiamine pyrophosphate-dependent dehydrogenase E1 component subunit alpha, translated as MAKLTKEELIKMYSQMVLIRLFESKIGEIYGKGAIPGEMHLSNGQEAIAVGVCANLRADDAVSSTHRAHGHMIAKGVDLKKMTAELFGRKTGLCKGKGGHMHLFDPSIKFGCGGIVGAGMPLAVGSGLAFKRKGLDSVSVVFFGDGAANQGTFHESLNLAALWKLPVIFVCEDNRYGISVTKEMSTAINSNADRAVSYGIPGVAADGNDVAEVYQVTKAAVERARKGEGPTLLEFTTYRLMGHFEGDPEVYKPKEEQEEALRNEPIIRLEKVLTKEYGVNVEELVKIKEARQAEIAEAIKFAETSPWPKPEEALEDVFVEGGVR; from the coding sequence ATGGCAAAGTTGACCAAGGAAGAATTAATCAAAATGTATTCCCAAATGGTACTTATCCGGCTTTTTGAAAGCAAAATTGGAGAGATCTACGGCAAAGGCGCAATCCCAGGCGAAATGCACCTCTCTAATGGTCAAGAGGCTATCGCGGTAGGTGTCTGCGCCAACTTGCGGGCGGATGACGCTGTTTCCAGTACGCACCGCGCTCATGGACACATGATAGCCAAGGGTGTCGATCTGAAAAAGATGACGGCGGAATTGTTTGGCCGCAAAACCGGGCTTTGCAAGGGCAAAGGCGGACACATGCACCTATTTGATCCATCAATAAAATTTGGCTGCGGTGGAATTGTTGGGGCTGGTATGCCTTTGGCAGTTGGCTCCGGCTTGGCCTTTAAACGGAAAGGTCTGGATAGTGTATCGGTAGTTTTCTTTGGGGATGGGGCTGCTAACCAAGGAACATTCCATGAAAGTTTAAACTTAGCTGCCTTGTGGAAGCTGCCGGTAATTTTTGTCTGCGAGGACAATCGTTACGGAATTTCCGTTACCAAAGAGATGTCAACCGCCATCAACAGTAATGCGGATCGGGCAGTAAGTTATGGTATTCCTGGGGTTGCTGCCGATGGTAACGATGTGGCCGAGGTATATCAGGTTACCAAAGCTGCTGTGGAAAGGGCGCGGAAGGGAGAAGGACCGACGTTGCTTGAATTTACAACCTACCGTCTAATGGGGCACTTCGAGGGTGACCCGGAGGTGTACAAGCCCAAAGAAGAACAAGAGGAAGCCCTGAGAAATGAGCCGATCATCCGCCTGGAGAAGGTTCTCACTAAAGAATACGGGGTTAACGTTGAAGAGTTGGTGAAAATCAAAGAGGCACGCCAAGCGGAGATTGCGGAGGCCATAAAATTTGCGGAAACTTCACCGTGGCCCAAACCGGAAGAAGCCTTAGAAGATGTTTTCGTTGAAGGAGGTGTCAGATAA
- a CDS encoding transcriptional regulator → MVYYENGERFPREAGLIDKIAGFFNVSSDFLTDDSESIAMTKEEIFLEEAKAEDKLRGKSEAKKFIETTKCLFAGGELSDEDKDALFEVLTEIYFDSKKKAKKYGVRKSKGNKNPPTD, encoded by the coding sequence ATGGTATACTATGAAAACGGTGAGCGCTTTCCACGGGAGGCAGGACTAATTGATAAAATCGCCGGTTTCTTTAACGTATCTTCAGATTTCCTGACAGACGATAGCGAAAGCATTGCAATGACTAAGGAAGAAATATTTCTAGAGGAAGCAAAAGCAGAAGATAAGTTGAGAGGAAAAAGCGAAGCAAAAAAATTCATTGAAACTACAAAATGTTTATTTGCCGGCGGAGAATTATCAGATGAAGATAAAGATGCGCTTTTTGAGGTATTAACCGAAATATACTTTGACTCAAAGAAAAAAGCCAAAAAGTATGGTGTCCGTAAAAGTAAAGGCAACAAGAATCCACCAACTGATTAG
- a CDS encoding helix-turn-helix domain-containing protein codes for MTKNQYSHEFKKQILKECQETGNVALVARRHEIATTTIHTWLKNNDKEVR; via the coding sequence GTGACAAAAAATCAGTACAGTCATGAATTTAAAAAGCAAATTCTAAAAGAATGTCAGGAGACAGGCAATGTAGCCTTAGTGGCCCGAAGGCATGAGATAGCAACAACTACTATCCATACCTGGCTGAAAAACAACGACAAAGAGGTTCGGTAA
- the lpdA gene encoding dihydrolipoyl dehydrogenase, translating into MAENMIKADLAIIGGGPGGYVAAIKGAQMGAQVVLIEEDQLGGTCLNRGCIPTKALLETAHEYKKLDSLSKRGIKVTGKELDWKQALAQKDKAVATLVGGVSYLLQQNKVKVLKGHGQFIDAQTLLCQHSDGTKTKIQAAKIIIATGSNPKRIPVEGIDGKRILSSTELLNMPSMPNSLAIIGAGAVGVEFASIFHALGVKVTIIEAMPGLLPTMDMDLGSFLLKKFSKDGIRVEVNAYVQGMRDNGSSEEIRIKNLDGQEQTIEAEFVLLAAGRQANTAGLNLEAVGLKLNAGFLPVNAYMETEISGIYAIGDVTGGIMLAHVASREGIVAVENALGHKIKIDYRSVPACIYTHPEIASVGLTEAEASKRYDVAVHRFPFQANGRAVAVDEAEGFVKLVSDKKYGEILGIHMAGPMVTELVGEAGLAITLESTVEELANTIHAHPTFNEVLMEVAHAATGQPIHNV; encoded by the coding sequence ATGGCAGAAAATATGATCAAGGCAGATCTGGCGATTATCGGTGGCGGACCAGGAGGTTATGTTGCTGCCATCAAAGGGGCTCAAATGGGAGCTCAGGTCGTTCTGATCGAAGAAGACCAATTAGGGGGTACATGCCTCAATCGGGGTTGTATTCCGACCAAGGCTTTGCTGGAAACAGCCCATGAATACAAAAAGCTGGATTCTCTGTCTAAGCGGGGGATCAAGGTCACGGGAAAAGAACTGGACTGGAAACAGGCTTTGGCGCAAAAAGACAAAGCTGTTGCGACCTTGGTCGGAGGGGTCAGCTATCTGCTGCAACAGAACAAAGTAAAGGTACTAAAAGGGCATGGGCAATTTATAGATGCGCAGACCCTGCTTTGCCAACATAGTGACGGGACAAAGACCAAGATCCAAGCGGCAAAAATTATCATTGCCACGGGATCTAATCCCAAGAGAATCCCGGTTGAGGGTATTGACGGGAAGAGAATTTTGAGTAGTACCGAGTTGTTGAACATGCCAAGCATGCCGAACAGCTTGGCTATTATCGGGGCTGGTGCTGTTGGTGTAGAATTTGCCTCGATTTTCCATGCGCTGGGGGTTAAAGTGACCATAATCGAAGCCATGCCCGGTTTGTTGCCAACAATGGATATGGACTTGGGTAGTTTCTTACTTAAAAAGTTTAGCAAAGATGGGATAAGGGTTGAAGTAAACGCCTACGTACAAGGAATGCGGGATAATGGCAGTAGCGAGGAAATAAGGATTAAGAACCTCGACGGGCAAGAGCAAACGATCGAGGCGGAATTCGTACTGCTGGCTGCCGGTCGCCAAGCTAATACTGCGGGCTTAAACTTAGAGGCGGTTGGTCTGAAGTTAAATGCCGGTTTTCTTCCGGTCAACGCGTATATGGAAACAGAGATCTCCGGCATTTATGCGATTGGGGACGTAACCGGAGGCATCATGCTAGCCCATGTTGCTTCCCGGGAAGGCATCGTCGCGGTCGAGAATGCGCTTGGTCACAAGATTAAGATAGACTACCGCAGTGTACCGGCGTGCATCTATACGCATCCGGAAATTGCTTCTGTCGGTCTAACGGAGGCCGAAGCGAGCAAGCGCTATGACGTTGCCGTGCACCGCTTTCCTTTTCAAGCGAACGGCCGGGCGGTGGCGGTTGATGAAGCGGAAGGCTTCGTGAAACTCGTCTCCGATAAGAAATACGGTGAAATTCTGGGAATTCACATGGCTGGGCCGATGGTTACAGAACTTGTGGGCGAAGCAGGCTTAGCCATAACCTTGGAGTCCACGGTGGAGGAACTGGCTAATACTATTCATGCTCATCCTACGTTCAATGAAGTGTTGATGGAGGTTGCGCACGCGGCAACAGGTCAGCCAATCCATAATGTCTAG
- a CDS encoding 2-oxo acid dehydrogenase subunit E2, whose protein sequence is MSIKIEMPKLAATMEEGIISRWYKKAGDKVKKGEPLVEVLTGKINAEVESPAAGILEKIVAMDGALVPVGEAIAFLTEAAEPESAAKEPVQSLADVGVQEGQKTIVATPRVKKLAKELGIDLAAVSGSGPNGRITEEDLVKYQELEDSAKQQKLTATARKIAEAEGVSLADVQGSGVSGRIQKEDVLRKLEEKTPEKAGHLAMDDFTVLPLAGLRKVIGENMSASAFKAPHVTLTTEVVMDKAVQLRNELKEKYRKEAKITFTDFINAIVIKVLQEMPEVNCTLEGDEIRQWHKVNLAIAVARGKGLIVPVLKNAERKSLVEISQESADLVQRARADRLTLDEIQGGTFTVSNLGMYDIDGFTPIINPPQGAILGVGRILDRPVAVKQEVVVKPTMVLSISFDHRVMDGDVAARFLKRLKYLLENPYQPVVE, encoded by the coding sequence TTGAGCATTAAGATTGAGATGCCAAAACTGGCCGCTACGATGGAAGAGGGAATAATCTCCCGGTGGTATAAAAAGGCCGGGGATAAAGTAAAAAAAGGGGAACCTCTGGTCGAAGTACTCACAGGCAAGATTAACGCCGAAGTAGAATCACCGGCGGCAGGGATTTTGGAGAAGATCGTAGCGATGGACGGGGCGCTGGTACCTGTCGGAGAGGCTATCGCCTTTTTAACAGAAGCCGCGGAACCGGAGAGTGCTGCTAAAGAGCCGGTTCAGAGTCTAGCGGACGTCGGAGTTCAGGAAGGACAGAAGACGATTGTTGCCACCCCAAGGGTGAAAAAACTGGCCAAAGAGCTGGGTATCGATTTGGCCGCTGTTTCAGGAAGCGGCCCGAACGGGCGTATTACTGAAGAGGATCTTGTTAAGTATCAAGAACTAGAAGATAGCGCCAAACAACAGAAGCTGACGGCTACCGCCCGCAAGATAGCGGAAGCCGAGGGTGTTTCCTTAGCTGATGTGCAAGGCAGCGGAGTATCCGGACGTATTCAGAAGGAAGACGTCCTGCGCAAACTCGAGGAGAAAACTCCCGAAAAGGCAGGGCATCTGGCCATGGACGACTTTACTGTTCTTCCTCTAGCCGGATTGCGCAAGGTAATCGGCGAAAACATGTCGGCCAGCGCCTTTAAGGCTCCTCATGTCACCCTCACCACTGAAGTCGTGATGGACAAAGCCGTCCAGCTGCGCAATGAATTAAAGGAAAAGTACAGGAAAGAAGCAAAAATTACTTTCACCGATTTTATCAATGCTATCGTGATTAAGGTCTTGCAGGAAATGCCGGAGGTAAATTGCACTCTGGAAGGTGACGAAATCAGGCAGTGGCACAAAGTAAACTTGGCCATAGCTGTAGCCAGGGGAAAGGGCTTAATCGTCCCGGTACTGAAGAATGCGGAACGTAAATCCCTGGTTGAGATTTCTCAAGAGTCCGCTGATCTCGTGCAACGGGCCAGGGCTGACCGCTTGACGTTGGATGAAATACAAGGTGGAACCTTTACGGTCAGCAACTTGGGTATGTATGACATTGATGGTTTCACGCCGATCATCAATCCGCCCCAAGGGGCAATTCTCGGGGTGGGACGGATTCTGGACCGTCCGGTGGCCGTCAAGCAAGAGGTTGTTGTCAAGCCGACTATGGTCCTCAGTATCTCTTTTGATCATAGGGTGATGGATGGTGACGTAGCAGCCAGGTTCCTGAAGAGATTGAAGTATTTGTTGGAAAATCCCTACCAACCTGTGGTCGAGTAG